A single genomic interval of Antarcticibacterium arcticum harbors:
- a CDS encoding OmpA family protein has product MRLGVNKIMAMVFVASTLFYGCDATRNASNKQKGAVIGTTGGAVIGGVIGNNTGDGNTALGAIIGGVVGGAAGAYIGNRMDKQAQEIEQEIPGAEVERVGEGINVTFDESSGVYFDTEKFNINARSQETLNKLAAIFKEYPDTNILVEGHTDSAGSDSYNLTLSKNRAQAVTSYLVNNGVAAGRFDTKWYGESQPKYDNSTADGRAKNRRVELAIVANEKLQKEAEEATKNQ; this is encoded by the coding sequence ATGAGATTAGGAGTAAATAAGATTATGGCTATGGTATTTGTGGCATCCACATTATTCTATGGCTGTGATGCAACCAGAAATGCCAGCAATAAACAGAAAGGTGCCGTTATAGGAACAACCGGTGGTGCCGTAATTGGTGGAGTTATTGGAAACAATACAGGAGATGGAAACACTGCACTGGGAGCCATTATTGGCGGAGTTGTAGGTGGTGCAGCGGGTGCATACATTGGTAACCGTATGGATAAACAAGCCCAGGAGATAGAACAGGAGATCCCGGGAGCCGAGGTTGAACGTGTAGGGGAAGGTATTAATGTGACCTTTGATGAATCCAGTGGTGTTTATTTTGATACAGAAAAGTTTAATATCAATGCCAGATCGCAAGAAACCCTGAATAAACTTGCCGCTATTTTTAAAGAATATCCCGATACTAATATACTGGTTGAAGGTCATACAGATAGCGCAGGGAGCGATAGCTATAACCTAACCCTTTCAAAGAACCGCGCCCAGGCCGTAACCAGTTACCTGGTTAATAATGGAGTGGCTGCAGGGAGATTTGATACAAAATGGTATGGTGAATCTCAACCAAAATACGATAACAGCACCGCCGATGGTCGTGCAAAAAATCGTAGGGTGGAACTGGCAATTGTAGCTAATGAGAAGCTTCAAAAAGAAGCTGAAGAGGCTACAAAAAATCAATAA
- a CDS encoding type III polyketide synthase, producing the protein MSVRIVKVEKELPDYSRETKDILPLVDQWLEGQEERFRRKILKIFEGAGVDKRYSIMSPEEVFTSTSFEEKNNIYVREIKKLGKNVLTGALGEAGWDPSSLDYIITVSCTGIMIPSLDAYLINELQLKQNITRLPVTEMGCAAGISGMIYAYNFLKANPGKRAAVVAVESPTATFQLNDHSMANMVSAAIFGDGAACVLLSSHENDKGPEVLAEEMYHFYDATHLMGFYLSNDGLQMILDETVPATISQHFPEIIHPFLAKHESNIEKVQHLIFHPGGKKIVQTVSELFGTLGKNIDDTREILRLYGNMSSVTVLYVLERFLNQSIPKGDQGLMLSFGPGFSAQRILIQW; encoded by the coding sequence ATGAGTGTAAGGATTGTAAAGGTTGAAAAAGAATTACCAGATTATTCAAGGGAAACAAAGGATATATTGCCGCTGGTAGATCAATGGCTTGAAGGGCAGGAGGAAAGGTTTCGCAGAAAGATCCTGAAGATCTTTGAAGGAGCGGGAGTAGATAAACGATATTCTATTATGTCCCCGGAGGAAGTATTTACATCAACTTCCTTTGAAGAGAAGAATAATATTTATGTGCGGGAGATCAAAAAACTTGGTAAAAATGTTCTAACGGGCGCTCTTGGGGAAGCAGGTTGGGACCCGTCCTCTCTGGATTACATCATTACCGTGAGTTGTACGGGAATAATGATCCCATCTCTGGATGCCTATCTTATCAATGAACTTCAGTTAAAACAGAATATAACGAGATTGCCTGTCACCGAAATGGGCTGTGCCGCGGGAATTTCAGGGATGATCTATGCTTACAATTTTCTCAAGGCAAACCCGGGAAAACGTGCAGCGGTAGTTGCGGTTGAAAGTCCTACGGCAACATTTCAGCTAAATGATCACAGCATGGCCAATATGGTGAGCGCCGCGATCTTTGGAGACGGCGCCGCCTGCGTATTGTTGTCCTCTCATGAAAATGACAAAGGGCCTGAGGTCCTTGCCGAAGAAATGTACCATTTTTACGATGCTACGCATTTAATGGGATTTTATCTTTCCAATGACGGATTACAAATGATCCTGGATGAAACAGTACCTGCAACAATTTCACAGCACTTTCCCGAGATAATACATCCCTTCCTTGCTAAACATGAAAGCAATATTGAAAAAGTACAACATCTTATTTTTCATCCCGGTGGAAAAAAAATTGTGCAAACGGTTTCTGAACTTTTTGGTACCTTAGGAAAGAATATTGACGATACCCGGGAAATTTTAAGGCTCTACGGCAACATGAGCAGTGTAACTGTACTGTATGTACTGGAACGTTTCCTCAATCAATCTATCCCAAAAGGAGACCAGGGATTGATGCTTAGTTTTGGCCCGGGCTTTTCGGCACAAAGAATCTTAATCCAATGGTAG
- a CDS encoding enoyl-ACP reductase FabI, with product MVAEFKDLDYWALILGGSSGLGLATARKLAQHGMNIIIIHRDRKAEIPDIEEAFEEIRNSDVRLESFNIDAIQKEKRGLLIEEIKDILGEKGKIRTLVHSIARGNLKPMTGEGPILENIDFQLTLDAMALSLYDWTQAVFRAKMFAKDARVISFTSEGNQKAWANYAAVSVAKVAMESITRSMALELAPYGIRANCIQAGVTVTRSFQMIPGSETLKEHALKHNPFRRLTVPKDVANVVYLLSKDEACWITGSIIPVNGGEHLK from the coding sequence ATGGTAGCAGAATTTAAAGATCTTGATTACTGGGCACTCATCCTGGGAGGAAGTAGTGGCCTTGGCCTTGCAACGGCCCGTAAACTAGCCCAGCACGGGATGAATATCATTATTATTCACCGGGACAGGAAAGCTGAAATACCGGATATTGAAGAAGCCTTTGAAGAGATCAGAAATTCTGATGTAAGGCTGGAAAGCTTTAATATTGATGCGATCCAAAAAGAAAAACGGGGACTCCTTATCGAGGAAATTAAAGATATCCTGGGTGAAAAAGGAAAAATCAGAACCCTAGTGCACAGTATTGCACGAGGGAACCTTAAACCCATGACGGGAGAGGGGCCAATACTTGAAAATATAGATTTTCAACTTACCCTGGATGCCATGGCACTTAGTTTATATGACTGGACACAAGCAGTCTTCCGCGCTAAAATGTTTGCCAAAGATGCCAGGGTGATCTCTTTTACCAGTGAAGGCAATCAAAAAGCCTGGGCGAATTATGCAGCTGTATCGGTGGCCAAGGTGGCAATGGAATCTATAACCCGCAGTATGGCACTGGAATTGGCACCGTATGGGATAAGGGCCAATTGTATTCAGGCGGGCGTTACCGTTACCCGCTCCTTTCAAATGATCCCGGGAAGTGAAACCCTTAAAGAACATGCATTAAAACACAACCCATTTCGCCGGCTTACAGTGCCAAAAGATGTGGCCAATGTGGTATACCTGCTTTCCAAAGATGAGGCTTGCTGGATAACAGGGTCTATTATTCCCGTTAACGGAGGGGAACATTTAAAATAA
- a CDS encoding methyltransferase domain-containing protein produces the protein MIKIDTTKRTSDTEIMDDFDLQGRELEKTLNDLENINKWLGGNKITIQGIKKLLKDHPDTQPVHIVDVGCGNGAILREIATWGRTRNFPLKLTGIDANSHAIEIAERLSEYYPEIEFRSQNIFSEAFRKSKFDIVLCTLTLHHFKDAEIKEIMTNFYRQAAIGVVINDLHRSRQAYFLFRAFCKVFIRNKIARDDGLTSVLRGFKRKDLKNFASAIPAREQEIKWKWAYRYQWIIKK, from the coding sequence ATGATAAAAATTGATACTACTAAAAGAACCAGCGACACCGAGATCATGGATGATTTTGACCTCCAGGGAAGGGAGCTGGAAAAAACCTTAAATGACCTTGAAAACATAAACAAATGGCTTGGTGGAAACAAGATCACTATACAGGGTATAAAAAAACTGTTGAAAGACCATCCGGACACTCAGCCTGTTCATATTGTAGATGTAGGCTGCGGGAACGGTGCCATTTTAAGAGAGATTGCAACCTGGGGGAGAACACGAAACTTTCCATTGAAATTAACCGGGATAGATGCCAATTCCCATGCCATTGAAATTGCTGAAAGACTTTCAGAATATTACCCGGAAATCGAATTCAGGTCCCAGAATATTTTTAGCGAGGCATTCAGGAAAAGTAAGTTTGATATTGTGCTTTGCACGCTAACCCTTCATCATTTCAAAGATGCTGAAATTAAGGAAATAATGACCAATTTTTACCGGCAGGCGGCAATTGGAGTAGTTATAAATGACCTACACCGCAGCAGGCAGGCTTATTTTTTATTCAGGGCATTTTGCAAAGTGTTCATAAGAAATAAAATTGCGAGGGATGATGGGCTAACCTCTGTATTACGGGGATTTAAAAGAAAAGACCTAAAGAATTTCGCATCGGCAATTCCTGCGAGAGAGCAGGAGATCAAATGGAAATGGGCTTACCGGTATCAATGGATCATTAAAAAATAG
- a CDS encoding NAD(P)/FAD-dependent oxidoreductase, translating into MVKEIDIAIVGGGLAGLTAAIHLAGTGLEVCVFEKENYPHHKVCGEYLSREVIPYLESLEVNLYSYNPMNIGTLIYSNPSGKSIKTTLPQGGIGISRFLLDDILYRKAIQKGAQVITGTVNNIEFIDNKFQVSTPDGTKISAKIVLGAYGKRSLIDKKLDRDFIDKKTSWLAVKGHYKMEKYPENIVSLHNFNGGYCGLSKTETGVVNVCYLATYKSFKKHKDPKAYKSNVLSGNPHLNEFFKTATPLFEKDLSIAQISFEKKSRIQDHIIMLGDAAGLIHPLCGNGMAMAIHSAKLAAESILKHFKPSNFNREAMEKEYINKWDDAFSGRLETGRLLQKVLMHSSLAEISRHTLNIFPDLLPHIIKKTHGNPVL; encoded by the coding sequence ATGGTGAAAGAAATTGATATTGCTATTGTTGGGGGCGGGTTGGCAGGTTTAACTGCTGCCATTCATCTGGCCGGTACCGGGCTTGAGGTATGTGTATTTGAGAAAGAAAACTATCCTCATCATAAGGTTTGTGGCGAGTACCTTTCAAGGGAAGTTATCCCTTACCTTGAATCCCTTGAAGTAAATCTATATTCATATAATCCCATGAATATTGGAACTCTTATATACAGCAATCCTTCAGGAAAATCCATTAAAACTACCTTACCCCAGGGCGGAATTGGAATAAGCCGCTTTCTGCTTGATGATATACTTTACAGGAAAGCAATCCAAAAAGGGGCGCAGGTGATAACCGGCACAGTAAATAATATCGAATTTATTGATAATAAATTTCAGGTATCAACCCCCGATGGAACCAAAATTTCGGCTAAAATTGTGTTGGGAGCGTACGGAAAACGCTCTTTAATTGATAAAAAACTGGATAGGGATTTCATAGATAAAAAAACAAGCTGGCTTGCAGTTAAAGGACATTATAAAATGGAAAAATATCCTGAAAACATAGTGTCACTTCATAACTTTAATGGCGGCTATTGCGGTCTTTCAAAAACTGAAACGGGAGTGGTAAACGTGTGCTACCTGGCCACTTATAAAAGTTTTAAAAAACATAAGGATCCTAAAGCATATAAAAGCAACGTGCTTTCCGGGAATCCGCATTTAAATGAATTCTTTAAAACAGCCACCCCATTGTTTGAAAAAGACCTGAGCATTGCTCAAATTTCATTTGAAAAGAAATCAAGGATACAAGACCATATCATAATGCTGGGAGATGCCGCGGGCTTAATACATCCCTTATGCGGTAACGGGATGGCAATGGCAATTCATAGTGCAAAGCTGGCTGCTGAAAGTATTTTAAAACATTTCAAGCCTTCTAATTTTAACCGGGAGGCCATGGAGAAGGAATATATAAATAAATGGGATGATGCTTTTAGCGGAAGGTTAGAAACCGGCAGATTGTTACAAAAAGTGCTGATGCATTCGTCCCTGGCGGAAATATCCCGTCACACCCTGAATATTTTCCCCGATTTATTGCCCCATATCATTAAGAAAACCCACGGGAACCCTGTGTTATGA
- a CDS encoding lipocalin-like domain-containing protein — protein MKKLLFVIMAAFLVASCGPTKQAIEARKTFKGDWVLNSITYPNNPGDFNVTLFNEASASCFQGSAWSFVSNNNTGTYTLQGPACSNAGERYFNWSIDEQNTPDGMFDFLLKPTDDRNRSTTGNQGFRINLRQLSETSMTWEQTVTLEGKPFMIRMNFTKL, from the coding sequence ATGAAAAAATTGTTATTCGTAATTATGGCAGCATTTTTGGTTGCCTCTTGTGGTCCCACTAAACAAGCAATCGAAGCCCGTAAAACCTTTAAAGGAGACTGGGTGTTAAACAGCATTACGTATCCAAATAATCCGGGAGATTTTAATGTTACATTATTTAATGAAGCATCTGCCTCTTGTTTCCAAGGAAGTGCCTGGAGTTTTGTTTCCAATAATAATACCGGTACCTATACTTTACAGGGCCCGGCTTGCAGCAATGCAGGAGAGCGATATTTTAACTGGTCTATAGATGAACAAAACACTCCGGATGGGATGTTTGATTTCCTTCTTAAACCAACAGATGACAGAAACAGATCTACCACAGGAAACCAGGGTTTTAGAATTAACTTAAGACAATTGTCTGAAACTTCTATGACCTGGGAACAAACGGTTACGCTGGAAGGAAAACCGTTTATGATACGAATGAATTTTACTAAACTTTAA